From the genome of Colletotrichum destructivum chromosome 10, complete sequence, one region includes:
- a CDS encoding Putative glycoside hydrolase, family 6, 1, 4-beta cellobiohydrolase has product MHFASILTVLFTLGTASAYPRHAARGLRPRCTGSSNHTANPFEGRKLYANPDWAEKLEETHASFAAEGDAENAAKVRAIQDIGTFVWISNTASLPAIDAAIERARAVQAETGEKQIVGLVLYNLPDRDCSAGESAGEFSSEADGLRLYKETYIKPYAEKLAAARDLAFAVVLEPDSLANLVTNLHVEFCAKAQPVYEEGVAHAIASLQFDHVNLYIDAAHGGWLGWEPNLLPSAKIFAKVVQKAGNNTKIRGFSTNVSNYNPFHANPRANYTEWSPSWDENHYALSLAPYLEAEGLPSRFIIDQGRVSNSREEWGEWCNVSPAGFGVKPGTPVNNTHVDSIVWVKPGGESDGRCGLEGAPRAGVWFNDYVRMLVKNADPSIVAKEV; this is encoded by the exons ATGCATTTCGCTTCCATTCTCACCGTTCTATTCACCCTCggcacggcctcggcctACCCCCGTCACGCCGCTAGAGGCCTCCGTCCCCGCTGCACGGGATCGTCAAACCACACGGCCAACCCCTTCGAGGGCAGGAAGCTCTACGCGAACCCGGACTgggccgagaagcttgagGAGACGCACGCCTCcttcgcggccgagggcgacgccgagaacgccgCCAAGGTCCGCGCGATCCAGGACATTGGCACCTTTGTCTGGATCTCCAACACGGCGAGCCTgcccgccatcgacgccgccatcgagcgcgcgcgcgcggtacaggccgagacgggcgagaagcagatcgtcggcctcgtgcTGTACAACCTGCCCGACAGGGACTGCAGTGCCGGGGAGAGCGCGGGCGAGTTCAGCAGCGAGGCGGACGGCCTGCGGCTGTACAAGGAGACGTACATCAAGCCGTACGCAgagaagctcgccgccgcgcgcgACCTGGCCTTTGCCGTCGTGCTGGAGCCCGACTCcctcgccaacctcgtcACGAACTTG CACGTCGAGTTCTGTGCCAAGGCCCAGCCGGTGtacgaggagggcgtcgcgCATGCCATCGCCAGCTTGCAGTTCGACCACGTGAACCTGTATATCGATGCAGCCCATGGAGGGTGGTTGGGCTGGGAACCAAATCTGCTCCCTT CGGCCAAGATTTTCGCCAAGGTCGTCCAGAAGGCGGgcaacaacaccaagatTCGCGGATTCTCCACAAACGTCTCAAACTAT AACCCGTTTCACGCCAACCCGCGGGCCAACTACACAGAGTGGAGTCCGTCGTGGGACGAGAACCACTACGCGCTCTCCCTGGCCCCCtacctcgaggccgaaggGCTGCCCTCGCGCTTCATCATCGACCAGGGCCGCGTGTCCAACAGCCGGGAAGAGTGGGGGGAGTGGTGCAACGTCAGCCCGGCCGGGTTCGGCGTGAAGCCCGGCACGCCGGTCAACAACACCCACGTAGACTCGATCGTGTGGGTGAAACCTGGCGGCGAGAGCGACGGACGATgcgggctcgagggcgcgCCCCGAGCCGGGGTTTGGTTCAACGACTATGTGCGGATGCTCGTGAAGAACGCCGACCCTTCGATCGTGGCGAAGGAGGTCTAG